CACTCCCCTCCCCCGCGCTGCGGGCCCATTGAATCAGCGCCGCATGCAAACTGTCGCGCACTTTTTGCGCCTGTTCATCCAGCATCTGCTGCGGCATTTCCTCCCACGCAAACCGCAGGTCCCGCTCCATCGGAATCAGCCGCAACCCAATGGACTTGCCCGGCGACAACCGCACCGGCCCCTCATACCCGTAATACCGCTGCCGCTCCAAAAACTCGCGGATTGGCTCATGACTCAAATAACTGGTGGTGAACACATGCGGCAGCCATGTCCCCACGGCGCGGCTCACGCGCCGGCTCTTGGCCAGATGCGCCTCAATAAACGTGCGATGCCGCCCGCCCAGCCGGGCAAAGGGATGCAACGCCTTGACCACCCCCGCCCCTTGCGTCCACCGGCTCCCTGCCCCCGCTGCCAGCGTCACAATGGCCAGCCGCCCCTCCCGCATGGCCTGCCAGCCCGTGGCTCGCAGCCGCTCCGCCTCCGGCGCATGGCGCAAATCCTTGACCTCCCCCGCCTGCGCATCCTCGATTACCGCATTGGCCGGCAGCCGGTTCTGGGCCAGCCCAATCCGGCCCCGGCGCAAATCCTCGCGGATGTGCTCATGCTGGGCGCGGTCAAAGCCGTATTCACGCAACCAATCCTCCAAGCTCTGGCCGTCGGCGGTCTCGCGTTTGCTGCGCGGCAGCATCACATCGAACAACATCTGCACCATGCCCCGCAATTCCGGACGATGCCGGCACGCCGCCGCAAACAAATCTAGCTCCGCCCGCCGCAACGGCGACAACTCGCGCCATTCGCGGCGAAGCAGTCCCGGCACTGTCAGGGTGTAATACCCCGAAGGCATCAAGGCTTCGGCCCCCTGCAACAACTCGGCCCACGTCCCCCTTTCGTTGATCGCAAAATCATACACCACCGGCTCCATGGCAAAGGGCAGCGCCGCCGCCAGCTCCCGCCGCGTCGCCGACATTATCGCCTGCAGCCGCTCCTGCGCCCGCGCCTTCTGCTCCGGCGCAAAAATGAAGCCCATCCCGCCGCCCGACATCCCGCCCAGCATCCAGAACCCCCAGAAATCCCGGCCAAAATCCGCAGCCACCCGTGAAATCAGCGTCTCGGTGTAATAATTGCTCGCCCACGGAATGATGGTTTGGATGGGGCCGCGGAAATTGCGCGTGGTCGCATCCCCAATGGCCGGCACGTCCCCCCGCTTCAATGCTGCTAAAATCTCGTCCAGTATCCCCAGCGCCTGCTGCCGGGCCTGCCATTCCGCCGCTCCGCGCAGCAGGTACTTCTCCGTGACCATTTCCAGAATGGGCCCCACATTTTGCGCCATCCCCCCGTGCACCAGCACCAGACTCTCCTGCAACTGCCGCCGGGTCTCCGCGCTGGCGTCAGCTTCGGTCAAAATGCGATGCGCCGGCATTAATCGCCCGCGGCTGATGCCATACTCGGGGTCGCCCTCGCTCGCCAACACCCCCGTAATCAATTTCATGCCCGGCCAGATGCCGCCGGAATCCTGCCAGCCCCCGCCCGAGCCGCCCAGCCACTCCCCCAGCAACGCCCGCGCCAAAATCACCCGTCGCTCCTCCTCCGCCAGCGCGCCAATGAGCGATTTAGCCTGCCCGGTGGCCCGCATGCACACGGCAATCAAGGACGCCAGCAAATTGGTGGACACCGCCAGCCGCGAGCCCTTGGGGATGTTGTTGACGCAGCTCACCAGTTCAATCCCCCGCCCCGGCCCCACCATCCGCGCCAGCAGCTCGGCCAGACTCTGGCCGGAGCCTTCAATCCCCGGCGGCACGATGCCCGCCGCAATCACCGCGGCTTTGAGCAATCCCAGATAATCCCGCGCAAAATCAAACACCTCCGCCAGAGTGGTAATATCCGCCGTCGCCCCCAAATCCACACTGGTCAGCCGCAGCAGGGGTTCTTCGATGACTCGAAAACACACCGTAATGGGCGGCGTAGGCTGCGGGTCCCGCCCATGCACACCCAAATTGATTGAAACATTCAACACCCGCGCTCCCTCCGGGTAATCCATCCCCAAAAAGAAAATGTCACTCCAGCCACAATGCGATAAATCCATCCGCACCGGCGTTTGCTCCCGCAAAATCGGGTAGCCTCCCGTTTGCGCGTCCCGCTGCAACAACTCCGGCCGCACCCGCAGCGGTTGATCCTGCGGATGTCCCATCCGAAACATCCACTGATTTCCGCGCACCGACCGCACGCTGCGGCGCACCTGATTGGCCAGGGTTTGAAAACCCAGCCGGTGATACGCCGCCGCCAGCGCGCTGGAAATGCCGTCACTGGGGCCATGCTGCCGCTGCGCCTCCAAGAACACCTCGATGGCCTCCTCAAAACGCCGTTGCAGCAAATGCTCGTAACCTCGAAATGGCAACAGCGCGCCAGCCCCTTCCGGCGCATCCATCAAATAACGCGGCAAATGAAAGCGATGCAGCGCATAAAGAAAAAACAACGCCCGCACCCGCTCGTACAAATTATCCGCCTTCCGCCGAAAATCATCCAATGCCGCGCACGCCGCGAGCAATTCCGCCAGCGGACGCCCCCGGCACCACGCGTCCAAAGACTGATTGCGCAACGCCGCATCCTGGCTCGTGATTATCTCAATTAACGCATGCATGGCCGCTTGTTGTCCCGCGCCCAGCGTCACAAAATTCCCGCCTCCCGTCAAACCCTTGGTCTGGCCGGCAACGCCATGCAATTCACCGCGGCCCGCCCAGACCGGCACTTCACCGGCCGGCAGGGCAACGCTAAAAGAATCGCCACGCATTGCTAAGGGGAATATTCCCTGCTCCCTCTTGCAGGCGGGTTTGACATTCTTAGTCATTTGGCTAACCTTGCATATGTATGCGGGCCTTGACCCAATACCTGAAAGCCCTGGCCGACCCCACCCGGCTGCGCCTCGTCCTGGCCTTGCAGGACGGCGAGCTGTGCGTCTGCCAATTAAACACGCTCTTTCCGCTGTCACCTTCCACCTTGTCGCGCCATCTGGCCGCCCTGGAACGTGCCGGCCTGGTGCAAAGCCGCAAGGAAGGGCGCTGGGTCTATTTTGCGCTGCCCCGCCGCGGCCTCGCGCCGGCGGCCCGCCAGTTGTTGCGCTGGGCCATGCACCACGCGGCCCGCGACCCCCAGGCCAGGGAAGACGCCCGCCACCTGCGCCAATGCCGGCGCTCCGGGCAAAAACCGGTTTGTCCCCCGGCGCCATGAGCTGGCGGGGGGCGCCCCCCCCGCCGTTCCTCGCAGCAACCCCAGGAACACTTTATGAGTGACACGACTAAAATTGCTAAAAAACTGAACTTCTTTGAACGCTACCTTTCCCTCTGGGTTATCCTGTGCATGGGCGCAGGCGTGGCCCTGGGCAAACTGGCGCCCGGTTTCATGAAAACTCTGGGGCAGCTCGAATTCGGCACGGGCTCGCAAGTCAACGTCCCCATCGCCATCCTCATTTGGCTCATGATTTACCCCATGATGCTGAAAATTGACTTCGGCTCCCTGGTGGGCGTGACCAAACGCCCCAAGGGCCTGCTGGTGACGCTCTTTGTCAACTGGCTCGTCAAACCCTTCAGCATGGCCTTCTTTGCCTGGCTTTTCATTCAAACGCTCTTTGCCCGGTGGATTGACCCCGAGACCGCCCGCAACTACACCGCCGGCCTTATCATCCTCGCCGCCGCCCCCTGCACGGCCATGGTCTTTGTCTGGTCCTATCTCACGGACGGCG
This is a stretch of genomic DNA from Fontisphaera persica. It encodes these proteins:
- a CDS encoding UTP--glucose-1-phosphate uridylyltransferase, translating into MHALIEIITSQDAALRNQSLDAWCRGRPLAELLAACAALDDFRRKADNLYERVRALFFLYALHRFHLPRYLMDAPEGAGALLPFRGYEHLLQRRFEEAIEVFLEAQRQHGPSDGISSALAAAYHRLGFQTLANQVRRSVRSVRGNQWMFRMGHPQDQPLRVRPELLQRDAQTGGYPILREQTPVRMDLSHCGWSDIFFLGMDYPEGARVLNVSINLGVHGRDPQPTPPITVCFRVIEEPLLRLTSVDLGATADITTLAEVFDFARDYLGLLKAAVIAAGIVPPGIEGSGQSLAELLARMVGPGRGIELVSCVNNIPKGSRLAVSTNLLASLIAVCMRATGQAKSLIGALAEEERRVILARALLGEWLGGSGGGWQDSGGIWPGMKLITGVLASEGDPEYGISRGRLMPAHRILTEADASAETRRQLQESLVLVHGGMAQNVGPILEMVTEKYLLRGAAEWQARQQALGILDEILAALKRGDVPAIGDATTRNFRGPIQTIIPWASNYYTETLISRVAADFGRDFWGFWMLGGMSGGGMGFIFAPEQKARAQERLQAIMSATRRELAAALPFAMEPVVYDFAINERGTWAELLQGAEALMPSGYYTLTVPGLLRREWRELSPLRRAELDLFAAACRHRPELRGMVQMLFDVMLPRSKRETADGQSLEDWLREYGFDRAQHEHIREDLRRGRIGLAQNRLPANAVIEDAQAGEVKDLRHAPEAERLRATGWQAMREGRLAIVTLAAGAGSRWTQGAGVVKALHPFARLGGRHRTFIEAHLAKSRRVSRAVGTWLPHVFTTSYLSHEPIREFLERQRYYGYEGPVRLSPGKSIGLRLIPMERDLRFAWEEMPQQMLDEQAQKVRDSLHAALIQWARSAGEGSDYTDNVPLQCLHPVGHWYEVPNLLRNGVLRQLLEERPQLQYLLLHNIDTLGADADPVLLGWHIESGATLTFEVITRRLEDRGGGLARVDGRLRLVEGLAMPREEDEFKLSFYNSMTTWIHVDRLLAVFGLTRADLGHEQKVLEGIRHVAARLPTYITLKEVKKRWGHGQEDIYPVAQFEKLWGDMTTLPEVDSRFVIVPRLRGQQLKDQAQLDGWLRDGSAAHVEGLCAWE
- a CDS encoding ArsR/SmtB family transcription factor yields the protein MRALTQYLKALADPTRLRLVLALQDGELCVCQLNTLFPLSPSTLSRHLAALERAGLVQSRKEGRWVYFALPRRGLAPAARQLLRWAMHHAARDPQAREDARHLRQCRRSGQKPVCPPAP